One genomic window of Caldivirga maquilingensis IC-167 includes the following:
- a CDS encoding transcriptional regulator: MEETIENTMVDKVATLIAGSIVMADSPGKELKRWREYFNIPQTELAIKLSTTPSVISDYESGRRKSPGSYFIKKFVKALIDIELEKGGSRLQLLIKQLSIGDKYTLAVVDMKDYVNPISLETFLKAINASLVVPPATRMDIHGYTMVDSIKLLLDVPSYEYLKLYGSTTQRAAIFINTRYGRSPLVAIKAMMAFVDFKPSIVVLHGLDKPDYLGIEVARREKIPLAMSNMDVDEMVRVLRSLG, from the coding sequence GTGGAGGAAACCATTGAGAATACCATGGTGGATAAGGTTGCCACCTTAATAGCCGGGTCAATAGTTATGGCTGATTCACCGGGTAAGGAGCTTAAACGCTGGAGGGAGTACTTCAACATACCTCAAACTGAGTTGGCCATAAAGTTATCAACGACACCAAGTGTGATCAGTGACTATGAGTCAGGTAGGAGGAAGTCCCCTGGATCATACTTCATTAAGAAGTTTGTTAAAGCCTTAATAGATATTGAACTGGAGAAGGGTGGTTCAAGGCTTCAACTACTCATTAAGCAATTATCAATTGGTGATAAGTATACCTTAGCTGTGGTTGATATGAAGGATTACGTTAACCCAATAAGCCTCGAAACATTCCTAAAGGCGATAAACGCATCCCTAGTAGTGCCCCCAGCCACGAGAATGGATATTCACGGATACACCATGGTTGATAGCATTAAGCTACTGCTTGATGTCCCATCATACGAGTACCTTAAGCTATATGGTTCAACAACCCAGAGGGCTGCCATATTCATTAACACTAGGTACGGTAGGTCACCTTTAGTAGCCATAAAGGCGATGATGGCGTTCGTCGACTTTAAACCATCAATAGTTGTTCTACATGGCTTAGATAAACCGGATTACCTAGGTATTGAAGTGGCTAGGAGGGAGAAGATACCTTTAGCCATGAGTAACATGGATGTTGATGAAATGGTTAGGGTACTTAGATCACTTGGTTAA
- a CDS encoding alpha/beta hydrolase family protein: MQCTESPSILPVNDGWLFSIVDRPNASGRFPAVVMLHGFTGNHIEANRLYVDIARALCGAGFVVVRFDYRNHGDSSGLFEDFDIENAVNDAEYMVNYTLKLGYVDSSRLALIGLSMGGHIALRIYSRMPNIVKAVILLSPGISFRGIGKLLEQARGDYVYFGAFRLRVSNVTKMANSDAMSVADLINVPVMIIHAKDDEAVPYQQSVEFHNRVKYNDKTLVLLDKGGHVFSDYEIKSKVIEAIVNWLREKLRVS, encoded by the coding sequence ATGCAGTGCACTGAATCCCCCTCAATACTGCCTGTTAATGATGGTTGGTTGTTTAGTATTGTGGATAGGCCTAATGCCTCAGGTAGGTTTCCTGCAGTTGTGATGCTTCACGGCTTCACCGGTAATCATATTGAGGCTAATAGGCTTTACGTTGATATTGCTAGGGCATTGTGTGGGGCAGGTTTTGTGGTTGTTAGGTTTGATTACAGGAATCATGGAGACTCCTCAGGGCTATTTGAGGATTTCGATATTGAAAACGCCGTAAACGACGCTGAGTACATGGTTAATTACACTCTTAAGCTTGGTTACGTTGACTCAAGTAGACTCGCCTTAATTGGTTTAAGCATGGGTGGTCATATTGCCTTAAGGATTTACTCAAGGATGCCTAATATTGTTAAGGCAGTAATCCTACTCTCACCGGGAATATCCTTCCGTGGAATAGGTAAATTACTGGAGCAGGCTAGGGGTGATTACGTGTATTTTGGGGCATTTAGGCTTAGGGTTAGTAATGTGACTAAGATGGCTAATTCCGATGCAATGAGTGTTGCGGATTTAATTAACGTACCAGTAATGATCATACATGCTAAGGATGATGAGGCGGTACCGTATCAACAATCCGTGGAATTCCACAACAGGGTTAAGTACAATGACAAGACACTAGTGCTACTGGATAAGGGGGGACACGTATTCTCTGATTACGAGATTAAGAGTAAGGTAATTGAGGCAATAGTAAACTGGCTGAGGGAGAAGTTGAGGGTTAGTTAA